The following coding sequences lie in one Pseudomonas monsensis genomic window:
- a CDS encoding peptidylprolyl isomerase, whose protein sequence is MKKPAMVIGVGAVALLVVAVALVLRPGSAPVAAQQSAPAVAAGPAVARLGNQQVTPAELQALLATVPPATREQLRGNREALERWIRTRLAEKAVLEQADAQGWAQRPEVARQTRAATEQIVFRDYLRSVSEVPADYPSAAELQQAYDAGKANWQTPPLYRVSQIFLGVNDPQNLESVRKQAAELSKKAQASPGGFAALATQYSQDRASAERGGDTGLQPLQQLVPEVRGAVARLKVGAVSDPVQSAAGFHVIKLTEQQPARTATLDELRDQLTQALRAQRQEQIAQAYLDGMLNTATLSIDGAELNKVLETKP, encoded by the coding sequence GTGAAAAAACCTGCCATGGTGATCGGCGTCGGGGCAGTGGCGCTGTTGGTGGTGGCCGTGGCGCTGGTGCTGCGGCCGGGAAGTGCCCCGGTCGCGGCCCAGCAATCGGCGCCGGCGGTGGCGGCGGGGCCGGCAGTGGCGCGATTGGGCAATCAACAGGTCACGCCTGCGGAGTTGCAGGCGTTGCTGGCAACGGTGCCGCCCGCCACCCGCGAGCAATTGCGCGGCAATCGTGAGGCGCTGGAGCGCTGGATTCGTACGCGTCTGGCGGAAAAAGCCGTCCTCGAACAGGCCGATGCCCAGGGGTGGGCGCAGCGTCCGGAGGTGGCACGACAGACCCGTGCGGCGACCGAGCAGATTGTCTTTCGTGACTACTTGCGTTCAGTCAGCGAAGTGCCGGCGGACTACCCGAGTGCGGCCGAATTGCAGCAAGCCTATGACGCCGGCAAAGCCAATTGGCAGACCCCGCCGCTGTATCGGGTCAGTCAGATTTTCCTCGGGGTGAATGACCCGCAGAACCTGGAGAGCGTGCGCAAACAGGCTGCCGAACTGAGTAAAAAGGCTCAGGCGTCACCGGGGGGATTTGCCGCGCTGGCGACTCAGTACTCGCAGGATCGCGCCAGCGCTGAACGTGGCGGCGACACGGGGCTGCAACCGTTGCAGCAACTGGTGCCGGAAGTTCGCGGTGCCGTCGCCCGGCTGAAAGTCGGCGCGGTGTCCGACCCGGTGCAAAGTGCGGCCGGGTTCCATGTGATCAAACTCACTGAACAACAACCGGCGCGTACCGCGACACTGGACGAACTGCGCGATCAACTGACTCAGGCCTTGCGTGCCCAGCGTCAGGAGCAGATCGCCCAGGCTTATCTGGACGGGATGCTCAACACGGCAACGCTGAGCATCGACGGGGCCGAACTGAACAAGGTCCTCGAAACCAAGCCCTAG
- a CDS encoding energy transducer TonB family protein — protein MTAQLPIEPLPVKSPVRRYVKWGAGLLIGAVAAWFLWQWANDMSGIRREAPKVPMIIPLPPPPPPPPEKPPEPETPVEEKIVEPEPTPEPQEVKPEEEAPPSPADDLANPMQMDGDAQSGNDAFNIGAGKGGGMAGAGGGRLGTGTYSQFLAFTFQRLLRENPDLRNLAFSLQADVWLSGVGEITRVELIKSSGNPEIDTQVLAALRNAPHLSERPPASMTLPVRLSLQGRRPG, from the coding sequence ATGACCGCACAACTCCCGATCGAGCCGTTGCCGGTGAAAAGTCCCGTGCGGCGCTACGTGAAGTGGGGCGCCGGGCTGCTGATCGGCGCTGTCGCGGCGTGGTTCCTCTGGCAGTGGGCCAACGACATGAGCGGCATCCGCCGCGAAGCGCCGAAGGTGCCGATGATCATTCCGTTACCGCCACCGCCCCCCCCGCCGCCGGAAAAACCACCGGAGCCGGAAACCCCGGTGGAAGAGAAAATCGTCGAGCCCGAACCGACGCCCGAGCCGCAAGAGGTCAAGCCCGAGGAAGAAGCGCCGCCATCGCCGGCGGACGACCTGGCCAACCCGATGCAAATGGACGGCGATGCGCAGTCCGGCAATGACGCGTTCAACATCGGCGCGGGCAAGGGCGGCGGCATGGCCGGCGCGGGTGGCGGGCGTTTGGGCACGGGGACGTACAGCCAGTTCCTCGCTTTCACCTTTCAACGCCTGCTGCGTGAGAACCCGGATCTGCGCAACCTCGCGTTTTCGCTGCAGGCCGATGTGTGGCTGAGCGGCGTCGGCGAGATCACTCGCGTGGAGCTGATCAAGTCCAGCGGCAACCCCGAGATCGACACCCAGGTACTGGCGGCGCTGCGCAACGCGCCGCACTTAAGCGAACGGCCGCCGGCCTCCATGACTTTGCCTGTGCGCCTGTCCCTGCAAGGGCGGCGTCCGGGTTAA
- a CDS encoding putative porin: MISNVNRLSLAVGMVIATLVGQAAAAPAPAPSENATINLIRLLVEQGILKQDKADALIAQAQNEANQAKQAASTAVAAGPVAAPGDVRVQYVPAAVRDQIRDQVKAEVMATAKQENWAAPNTFPDWASRISFDGDIRLRDESRYYSDSNSNEIVDFAKLNNNGPYDVNPNSSTNLPPLLNTREDRTNQFRIRARLGMKAVISPEWTAGIRIGTGSDNNPVSTTQSLGGGFAKKDIWLDQGYLNWKPTDELTLTGGRFANPFMSTDMLYSNDLNFDGVAAIFDHKLNHDWGVFGTVGAFPVDYTNDTASSNGFDKEESDNKWLYGAQIGAKWAINSNNRLKGALAYYRFDDIQGQRSSPCEPWAGAPGCDSDGSRAAFMQKGNSVFLLRDITPNPLNPTTTPQPQFVGLASEFNLLDLNLVWDADLPQDFKLRSQGNYIHNLAYDEGDMRKRSAGQIVNNLDSDGNVESGANAWMVQFTLGSALDLKKQGDWNMFAGYKYIQPDALPDGFNDSSFHLGGTNAKGYFLGGNYGLAKNVYATGRWMSTEAVYGAPFDIDVLQLEINTRF; the protein is encoded by the coding sequence ATGATTTCCAATGTGAATCGATTGTCTCTGGCGGTCGGCATGGTCATCGCGACCCTGGTCGGTCAGGCCGCGGCAGCGCCTGCGCCCGCGCCTTCGGAGAACGCCACGATCAATCTGATCCGCTTGCTGGTCGAGCAGGGCATTCTGAAACAGGACAAGGCCGATGCGCTGATCGCCCAGGCGCAGAACGAAGCGAACCAGGCGAAACAGGCGGCGTCCACCGCCGTGGCGGCCGGACCGGTTGCCGCGCCGGGCGATGTGCGTGTGCAATATGTACCGGCGGCGGTGCGCGACCAGATCCGCGATCAGGTCAAGGCCGAAGTCATGGCCACCGCCAAACAGGAAAACTGGGCCGCGCCGAATACCTTCCCGGACTGGGCCTCGCGCATCAGTTTCGACGGCGACATTCGCCTGCGCGACGAATCGCGCTACTACTCGGACAGCAACAGCAACGAGATCGTCGACTTCGCCAAGCTCAACAACAATGGCCCGTACGACGTTAACCCGAACAGCAGCACCAATCTGCCGCCGCTGCTCAACACCCGTGAAGACCGGACCAACCAGTTCCGTATTCGTGCGCGGCTGGGCATGAAAGCGGTGATCTCGCCGGAATGGACCGCCGGCATTCGCATCGGCACCGGTTCGGACAACAACCCGGTATCGACCACGCAAAGCCTCGGCGGCGGTTTTGCCAAAAAGGACATCTGGCTCGATCAGGGCTACCTGAACTGGAAACCTACCGATGAGCTGACGCTGACCGGCGGGCGCTTCGCCAACCCGTTCATGTCCACCGACATGCTGTATTCCAACGACCTCAATTTCGACGGCGTTGCCGCGATTTTCGACCACAAGCTCAACCACGACTGGGGCGTGTTCGGCACCGTCGGTGCGTTCCCGGTGGACTACACCAACGACACCGCCAGCAGCAACGGCTTCGACAAGGAAGAGAGCGACAACAAGTGGCTGTACGGTGCGCAGATCGGCGCCAAGTGGGCGATCAACAGCAACAACCGCCTCAAGGGTGCCTTGGCCTACTACCGTTTCGACGACATTCAAGGCCAGCGCTCCAGCCCTTGCGAGCCGTGGGCCGGTGCACCGGGCTGCGACAGCGACGGCAGCCGCGCGGCGTTCATGCAGAAGGGCAACAGCGTGTTCCTGCTGCGTGACATCACGCCGAACCCGCTCAACCCGACGACCACGCCGCAGCCGCAATTCGTGGGGCTGGCCTCCGAATTCAACCTGCTCGATCTGAACCTGGTCTGGGATGCCGACCTGCCGCAAGACTTCAAGCTGCGCAGTCAGGGCAACTACATCCACAACCTCGCGTATGACGAAGGCGACATGCGCAAGCGCTCGGCCGGGCAGATCGTCAACAACCTCGACAGCGACGGCAACGTCGAAAGTGGCGCCAATGCGTGGATGGTGCAGTTCACCCTCGGCAGCGCGCTGGACCTGAAAAAGCAGGGCGACTGGAACATGTTCGCCGGCTACAAGTACATCCAGCCCGACGCCTTGCCGGACGGCTTCAACGACTCGTCGTTCCACCTCGGCGGCACGAACGCCAAGGGCTATTTCCTGGGCGGCAACTACGGTCTGGCGAAGAACGTTTATGCGACCGGTCGCTGGATGAGCACCGAGGCGGTGTATGGCGCGCCGTTCGACATCGACGTCTTGCAGCTTGAGATCAACACGCGCTTCTAA
- a CDS encoding YbjN domain-containing protein, with product MTQLITHVSPQSLTDVLQAAGYRVNQTEQNGIVQLLSASQGIGYAVRFGNPAVEQGSYVDFTFSCALRVQGELPQGVAEQWNATRRFARLSLQGEFLVMEMDVVVAAGVSNDHLRGNLELWDRLLQEFIVYLRDFSQAAQASTAKVAVAEQEEVAL from the coding sequence ATGACTCAATTGATCACCCACGTTTCCCCGCAATCGCTGACCGACGTCCTGCAAGCAGCGGGTTATCGCGTCAACCAGACCGAACAGAACGGCATCGTGCAGTTGCTCAGTGCCAGCCAGGGCATCGGCTATGCCGTGCGCTTCGGCAACCCGGCGGTGGAGCAGGGCAGCTACGTCGATTTCACCTTCAGCTGCGCGCTGCGCGTGCAGGGTGAGTTGCCGCAGGGCGTGGCCGAACAATGGAACGCCACCCGCCGTTTTGCGCGGTTGTCGTTGCAGGGCGAGTTTCTGGTGATGGAAATGGACGTGGTGGTGGCGGCCGGCGTGAGCAACGATCACCTGCGTGGCAATCTGGAATTGTGGGATCGCCTGCTGCAGGAATTCATTGTCTACCTGCGTGATTTCAGCCAGGCCGCGCAAGCCTCGACCGCCAAAGTCGCCGTCGCCGAGCAAGAGGAAGTCGCGCTGTGA
- a CDS encoding DNA repair protein gives MHARVLLLGLSFFIAQGAHAEGMEERLRTQLRSTTQQLQALQSQQAQASAAQLAAQNEAKAAQAQIKQLTAELAKAKGLAEQLAGQQQSLHSQAQAQVAASAEQTGKFKKAYDELLVMARAKEAERSKLQAQLAERDTQVQQCSVKNQQMYGVAKQILTAYENIDVAEVMKIRQPFADSARVKFDELAQGFGDELYKTQFDAPQAALTH, from the coding sequence ATGCACGCACGAGTTTTACTGTTGGGGCTGAGTTTTTTCATTGCACAAGGCGCCCATGCCGAAGGCATGGAAGAGCGCCTGCGCACCCAGTTGCGCAGCACCACCCAGCAGTTGCAGGCCCTGCAAAGTCAGCAGGCCCAGGCCAGCGCCGCGCAACTGGCGGCGCAAAACGAGGCCAAGGCCGCACAGGCGCAGATCAAGCAATTGACCGCCGAACTGGCCAAGGCCAAGGGGCTCGCCGAGCAACTGGCCGGGCAACAGCAGAGCCTGCACAGCCAGGCCCAGGCACAAGTGGCGGCCAGTGCCGAGCAGACCGGCAAGTTCAAAAAGGCCTACGACGAGTTGCTGGTCATGGCCCGCGCCAAAGAGGCAGAACGGTCTAAGCTTCAGGCGCAATTGGCTGAACGTGACACACAAGTGCAGCAATGTTCAGTCAAGAATCAGCAGATGTACGGCGTCGCCAAGCAAATCCTCACCGCCTACGAAAACATCGACGTGGCCGAGGTGATGAAAATTCGCCAGCCCTTCGCGGACAGCGCCCGGGTCAAGTTCGATGAACTGGCCCAGGGGTTTGGCGACGAGCTCTACAAGACTCAATTCGACGCGCCGCAAGCTGCGCTCACGCACTGA